The following are encoded in a window of Manihot esculenta cultivar AM560-2 chromosome 8, M.esculenta_v8, whole genome shotgun sequence genomic DNA:
- the LOC110620791 gene encoding 5-methyltetrahydropteroyltriglutamate--homocysteine methyltransferase, with protein MASHIVGYPRMGPKRELKFALESFWDAKSSAQDLEKVAADLRTSIWKQMAGAGIKYIPSNTFSYYDQVLDTTAMLGAVPPRYGWNGGEIGFDVYFSMARGNASVPAMEMTKWFDTNYHFIVPELGPDVNFSYASHKAVTEYKEAKALGVDTVPVLVGPVSYLLLSKPAKGVEKTFSLLSLLGKILPVYKEVISELKAAGASWIQFDEPTIVMDLDSHKLQAFTDAYSELESTLSGLNVLIETYFADIPAEAFKTLTSLKGVTAYGFDLVRGTKTLELIKSEFPKGKYLFAGVVDGRNIWANNLAASLSTLHELEGIAGKDKLVVSTSCSLLHTAVDLVNETKLDKEIKSWLAFAAQKVVEVNALAKAVAGEKDEAFFSANAAAQASRKSSPRVTNEAVQKAAAALKGSDHRRATNVSARLDAQQKKLNLPILPTTTIGSFPQTIELRRVRREYKAKKISEEDYVTAMKEEINKVVKLQEELDIDVLVHGEPERNDMVEYFGEQLSGFAFTVNGWVQSYGSRCVKPPIIYGDVSRPNPMTVFWSSAAQSMTSRPMKGMLTGPVTILNWSFVRNDQPRFETCYQIALAIKDEVEDLEKAGINVIQIDEAALREGLPLRKSEQAFYLDWAVHSFRITNCGVQDTTQIHTHMCYSNFNDIIHSIINMDADVITIENSRSDEKLLSVFREGVKYGAGIGPGVYDIHSPRIPSTEEIADRINKMLAVLEKNILWVNPDCGLKTRKYSEVKPALNNMVAAAKLLRTQLASAK; from the exons ATGGCATCTCACATTGTTGGATACCCCCGCATGGGTCCCAAGAGAGAGCTTAAGTTTGCATTAGAGTCTTTCTGGGATGCAAAGAGCAGTGCTCAGGATTTGGAAAAGGTGGCAGCTGATCTCAGGACATCCATCTGGAAGCAGATGGCAGGTGCTGGGATCAAATACATCCCCAGCAATACTTTCTCTTACTATGATCAAGTGCTTGACACCACAGCAATGCTTGGTGCTGTTCCACCTAGATATGGCTGGAATGGTGGTGAGATTGGATTTGACGTCTACTTCTCTATGGCCAGAGGAAATGCTTCTGTGCCTGCTATGGAAATGACCAAGTGGTTTGACACCAACTA CCATTTCATTGTCCCTGAATTGGGGCCTGATGTCAACTTTTCTTATGCTTCTCACAAGGCAGTGACCGAATATAAGGAGGCTAAGGCA CTTGGCGTCGATACTGTTCCAGTCCTTGTTGGCCCTGTCTCTTACTTGTTGCTTTCTAAACCCGCTAAGGGAGTTGAGAAAaccttttctcttctttccctTCTTGGAAAAATCCTTCCTGTCTACAA GGAGGTTATTTCAGAGCTTAAAGCAGCTGGTGCATCCTGGATTCAGTTTGATGAGCCTACAATTGTGATGGATCTGGATTCTCACAAATTGCAAGCATTTACTGATGCCTACTCTGAACTTGAGTCAACTTTATCTGGCTTGAATGTTCTCATTGAGACTTACTTTGCTGATATACCTGCTGAGGCATTTAAGACCCTCACATCTTTGAAGGGTGTCACTGCATATGGTTTTGATTTGGTCCGTGGAACTAAGACTCTTGAATTGATCAAGAGTGAATTCCCCAAGGGCAAATACCTATTTGCTGGAGTGGTTGATGGAAGGAACATCTGGGCCAACAATCTTGCCGCTTCTCTCAGCACCCTGCATGAACTTGAGGGCATTGCAGGCAAAG ACAAACTCGTAGTCTCCACTTCTTGCTCACTTCTTCACACTGCTGTTGATCTTGTGAATGAGACTAAGTTGGACAAGGAAATCAAATCATGGCTTGCATTTGCTGCCCAGAAAGTTGTCGAAGTGAATGCATTGGCAAAGGCCGTGGCTGGTGAAAAGGATGAG GCCTTCTTCTCTGCTAACGCTGCTGCTCAGGCCTCGAGGAAATCCTCCCCAAGGGTGACCAACGAGGCTGTTCAAAAAGCT GCTGCTGCCTTGAAAGGTTCCGACCACCGACGTGCTACCAATGTCAGTGCCAGGCTAGATGCTCAACAAAAGAAGCTTAATCTTCCAATCCTCCCAACCACCACAATTGGTTCCTTCCCACAGACCATTGAACTCAGGAGGGTCCGCCGTGAATACAAGGCTAAGAA GATCTCAGAAGAGGATTATGTTACAGCCATGAAGGAAGAAATCAACAAAGTTGTCAAACTGCAAGAGGAACTTGATATTGATGTTCTAGTCCATGGAGAGCCTGAG AGGAACGACATGGTTGAATACTTTGGAGAGCAGTTGTCAGGTTTTGCTTTCACTGTCAATGGGTGGGTGCAATCTTATGGATCTCGTTGTGTCAAGCCACCCATTATCTATGGTGATGTGAGCCGCCCCAATCCAATGACTGTCTTCTGGTCATCTGCAGCTCAGAGCATGACTTCCCGCCCAATGAAGGGAATGCTTACAGGCCCTGTCACAATTCTCAACTGGTCCTTTGTCAGAAATGACCAGCCAAG ATTTGAGACCTGTTATCAGATCGCTTTGGCCATCAAGGATGAGGTGGAGGATCTTGAGAAGGCTGGCATCAACGTTATCCAAATTGATGAGGCTGCTTTGAGAGAAGGGTTACCTCTTAGGAAGTCTGAGCAAGCTTTCTACTTGGACTGGGCAGTCCATTCCTTCAGGATCACCAACTGTGGAGTCCAGGACACCACCCAG ATCCACACTCACATGTGCTACTCCAACTTCAACGACATCATCCACTCCATTATTAACATGGATGCTGATGTGATCACCATTGAGAACTCTCGCTCCGACGAGAAGCTCCTATCAGTCTTCCGTGAGGGAGTGAAGTATGGCGCTGGCATTGGCCCTGGTGTCTATGACATCCACTCTCCTAGAATACCATCAACTGAGGAAATTGCTGACAGAATTAACAAGATGCTTGCAGTTCTTGAGAAGAACATCTTGTGGGTTAACCCTGACTGTGGACTCAAGACTCGCAAGTACTCTGAGGTCAAGCCAGCTCTGAACAACATGGTTGCTGCAGCCAAGCTCCTCCGCACCCAGCTTGCTAGTGCCAAGTGA
- the LOC110620696 gene encoding protein VAPYRIN yields the protein MDRLISLEPSNLVAIRIEPGQKCYGELTLRNVMYTMPVAFRIQAMNKTRYTIKPQSGIISPLATLTIEITYHLLPGSFLPETFPHCEDAFLLHSVVVPGASIKDPTSNFDAVPPDWFTAKKKQVFIDSGIKIMFVGSPILAQLVADGAMDEIREVLERSDQAWNPADSMDSHGKTLLHLAIAQGRPDIVQLLLEFQPDVELLSRSGSTPLEAAAGAGEALIVELLLARRASTERSESSTWGPIHLAAGGGHLEVLRLLLLKGANVDALTKDGNTALHLAVEERRRDCARLLLASGAKADIRDTTDGDTPLHIASKLGDESMVKLLLQKGANKDIRNKSGKTAYDVAAEYGHSRLFDSLKLGDSLCIAARKGEVRTILKLLENGAAINGRDQHGWTALHRAAFKGKIEAVRALLDKGIDIDAKDEAGYTPLHCAVESGHADVIELLVKKGADVEARTNKSVTALQIAESLHYVGITRVLIHSGAAKEGAALVHFPFGKGMSGTEVEKAIKKRPPRARALKGSFDRSMPLAVL from the coding sequence ATGGACAGGCTCATAAGCTTGGAGCCATCCAATCTTGTGGCCATCAGAATCGAGCCTGGACAGAAATGCTATGGAGAGCTCACTCTACGCAATGTTATGTACACCATGCCTGTGGCTTTCAGGATTCAGGCCATGAACAAGACTCGATATACCATCAAGCCACAGTCTGGAATTATATCTCCTCTAGCAACTCTGACTATTGAGATTACTTATCATCTTCTTCCTGGGTCTTTTCTCCCTGAAACGTTTCCTCACTGCGAGGATGCTTTTCTTTTGCACAGTGTCGTGGTCCCTGGTGCTTCGATCAAAGATCCCACTTCAAATTTTGATGCTGTTCCTCCTGATTGGTTCACTGCAAAGAAGAAACAAGTGTTTATAGATAGTGGTATCAAGATCATGTTTGTTGGGTCACCAATTCTTGCGCAGTTAGTTGCTGATGGGGCCATGGATGAAATAAGAGAAGTGCTTGAACGTAGTGACCAAGCTTGGAACCCAGCTGATTCAATGGATTCTCATGGAAAAACGTTGCTTCATTTAGCCATAGCTCAAGGCCGCCCAGATATTGTCCAGTTACTTCTTGAATTCCAGCCAGACGTGGAGCTTCTAAGCCGATCTGGCTCTACTCCATTGGAGGCAGCTGCAGGGGCTGGTGAAGCCTTGATAGTTGAGCTTCTATTAGCTCGTCGAGCAAGCACAGAAAGATCAGAGTCTTCCACTTGGGGTCCAATCCACCTTGCAGCTGGAGGTGGCCATTTAGAGGTCTTGAGGCTTCTATTACTTAAAGGAGCTAATGTCGATGCACTCACTAAAGATGGTAATACAGCTCTGCACCTTGCCGTCGAAGAGCGGAGGCGTGATTGTGCTCGTCTTCTATTAGCTAGTGGAGCTAAAGCCGATATCAGAGACACTACAGACGGCGACACACCCTTGCACATAGCTTCGAAGCTTGGAGACGAGAGCATGGTCAAATTGCTACTACAAAAGGGTGCAAATAAAGATATCCGAAACAAAAGCGGCAAAACAGCCTACGATGTTGCTGCAGAATATGGCCATAGTCGCCTTTTCGATTCATTGAAATTGGGTGACAGTTTATGCATCGCAGCTAGAAAGGGAGAGGTGAGAACCATCCTGAAATTGCTTGAAAATGGGGCAGCCATCAATGGCCGCGACCAGCACGGATGGACTGCGTTGCATAGAGCAGCATTCAAGGGAAAAATAGAAGCAGTTCGGGCTTTGCTCGATAAGGGAATCGACATAGATGCTAAAGATGAAGCTGGCTACACTCCATTGCATTGCGCAGTGGAATCAGGCCACGCAGATGTGATTGAATTGTTGGTGAAGAAAGGTGCAGACGTTGAAGCCAGGACAAATAAGAGTGTGACTGCTTTACAAATCGCCGAGTCATTACACTACGTAGGGATCACTAGAGTGCTTATTCATAGCGGCGCAGCTAAAGAGGGAGCGGCGCTGGTGCACTTTCCGTTTGGGAAAGGCATGTCAGGGACGGAGGTGGAGAAAGCAATCAAGAAAAGGCCGCCGAGAGCAAGAGCTTTAAAGGGTAGCTTTGACCGGTCCATGCCATTAGCTGTGCTTTAA